The genomic segment TTCgacaagaatattttttaagtctaTAATTTGGAATCTGAAAAATCATACATGctaatgtaataaaaacaatactaaatatttaacagattatattattatacatgttaaaTGAAATGCTTACTTCTATATTCCTCTTAGTATTTTTAGAAACTGGATTGCTTTTTATAGGATCATAACTTCCTAGGCATGTGTAATATGCATCATCTGCTGTGATCAAAGACAATTCTTCcgtgttttttaatttagctattcatagtgaataaataaaaattatgcactgttgggaaaaaattatttttaaaaaacaacctGATTTAGTTTGTGGAATACTAGTTCTCCGCCGTTTTGTCTGGTTGGATTCTAATGGATCTGGGTTCGGTTGTTTAGTAGCTGCTTGACGAATCGTTCGCTTTTTAGGTTTAATGTGTTGATGTTCTTGTTGATATTGTTTTTCAGCCAAACTCAAATCTCCTATGCCAGATGAGCATGTTGAAGAAACTTGTGTGAATGATAAGACATCCGACTTCTGTTTGAGCTGTACAACAAACCGTTAAAAAGTTACATACaagctataaatataaaaaattcaataaaaatgaagACTAaagttactaaattataatgattttaacttttaaatcacTTGAGGTAATATTCAAATTGCTACTCACATATTCCACTTCGTTTGTCAACTGTAATATCTTTTCATCTTTCTCTTTGGACATCGCCG from the Acyrthosiphon pisum isolate AL4f chromosome X, pea_aphid_22Mar2018_4r6ur, whole genome shotgun sequence genome contains:
- the LOC100569841 gene encoding uncharacterized protein LOC100569841; protein product: MARRRNSRGVGRASAMSKEKDEKILQLTNEVEYLKQKSDVLSFTQVSSTCSSGIGDLSLAEKQYQQEHQHIKPKKRTIRQAATKQPNPDPLESNQTKRRRTSIPQTKSAKLKNTEELSLITADDAYYTCLGSYDPIKSNPVSKNTKRNIEHV